DNA sequence from the Sulfurimonas sediminis genome:
GTGCAATAATTGCGATAGAAGATCCTATAAAAGAGACTTCTGTTGAAGCTGTACATACATTGGAAAAAGAGGGTATAACTGTTGTCATGCTCAGTGGCGACAATGAATTTACCGCCAATGCAGTGGCTAAAAAACTCGGTATTTCAAAAGTGTATGCCAATGTTCTGCCTGACGGCAAAGCCGATATCATCAAAGAACTCCAAAGTAGTGGAGCACGTGTTGCAATGGCCGGTGACGGCATCAATGATGCTCCGGCACTGGCACAGGCAGATGTCGGTATTGCCATGGGAACAGGAACAGATGTCGCTATTGAGAGTGCGGGAGTTACTCTTATCAAAGGAGATTTGCTCGGTATTGTAAAAGTTCTGAGACTCTCTCGTGCCACGATGCAAAACATTAGACAAAATCTCTTTTTTGCTTTTGTTTACAACAGCGCCGGCGTTCCGATTGCGGCAGGTGTACTCTATCCGTTCTTTGGGATTGTGCTCTCCCCTATTATTGCCGCAGCCGCAATGAGTTTCAGTTCTGTTTCTGTTATAGCAAACGCACTGCGTTTAAAAAATGTAAAACTGTAATCAGGAGGTATAATGAAAATTGTTTTACTGACCCTCAGCACTTTTGTACTCTTCATAAGTGCCTGCAGCGATGAAAAAAAAGTTACCAAATCTTCGGCGCCGGGAATGAAATGCGGCTCCGGGAAATGTGGTGCAAATATGTTTGACGGCAGTACGGCGCTGACCAAAAAAAAGAAAAATATTTTAGCACAGATGAGACAAGATGACCCGCGTCAAGACTGTGTAAAAAATGCAAAAAGTACGAAAAAAATGTATGATTGTGTAAGAGATCCCAAAACACACATTATGACACTCAAATGCGGAGAAGGAAAATGCGGTGCAGCCATGCCGGAGCCAAAACCCATAATGAAATGCGGTGCAGGCAAATGTGGCGGTTCTATGAAATAGTGCTTAGTCTGGAACTATTTTCAAACCTTAAGATAAAGTTGAATAAATTTTTCGTTTGATTACAGACAAACTTAAGGAAAGAGAAAATAAGGAGAAAAAAATCCGTCTGTAATCAAACAAAAAACTTATTATTTGCTTTTAAATAGTTCATACAGTCTAATTAAAGACCATATGAAACTACCTTTTAAAATTCAAGAGATGCTATTAAACGCAAGATATGATTATCAGCATCTCCATAAGAGCCTGCTATATTATTTGAGCCTGGCACATATGTTTGATCTACATAAACATAAATAGCTTTCATCTTAATATTTTCATACCTCGTACTATAAACAAGATCAAGCTCGTTTAAATCTATATCTTTTCCTAAAGCATTTGCTATATAACCCATAGATGAAGGTCCGCCACTAAATGCATTTGGTTGGAGATAACCTGTGTTAGATCCAACTGTATAATTACCATAAGAAAGAGCAACTGAGCTTACATCACCAACTTTTAGAGATCCACCGATTTTAAATGCTGTTGTACCTGGTTGTGCAGCTACCATCCCATCATTGAACACAGATGCTGTTGGAAGTTTTGTTTTCTTATAGTTTGTTGCAAAGTTTGCAACTGGTAAATTTCCTTCTGTAGTCTTTGATGCTGCCCCGTAAACAGCAAGTTTGCCTATATTTGCCACTGCCTTAGCAGCTACTGCATAAGTAGTATCTGTTTTTGTTTGCCCATTGCCAAATGTATCAGCTGTTATAGCATCTTTTAATGCCCCTGTTGTACCATTACCTGCTCCAATCACTTGCAAAGATGGTTTATTAAGAAAACCTAATTTTTTTCGTTTTACATCAACTTGTAGCCAAAAAGCCTGTACAGAATCTGGAGCAAGATAGTACCATGCCTGAAGAGGCATATTTACAATACTTTTATTTTTAACACCTGCCACAAGCATCCCTGCTTTACTAATACTTGTACCATTATAGTCATATTGCATAAAACCATTATATGTTTTCTCTACACCAAAAACTTGAGGTGCTTCCATAAAATTATTAGTCGCACCATTTCCTTTAGCAATCCACATCCCTATTAGTTCCGTATTTGCTATATCTTTATTCGTCACTGTCATAGCTTCAAAAGTATTTGAAACTGCATTCCATTTTTCAGTATAAACAAGAGGTGTATCTAATTCTATTCGTCCAAGTTTTACCTTTGTATTTCCTTTTGTATATATTCCATACATTTCACTAAACCAAAATGGAATTCCATCAGCACCAGTATCAATTGTATCTCCATTGAAATCTGGATTAACAACTGCTTCACTACCGACTATATAAGAATTTAAACCAAAAGATGTTGCACCCTGCACTGCTGCTCCATAAGAGAATGATGAGCTAACATCTCCAACTACTTTTAAATGAGCACTTATACTTGCCCAATCATTCATTTGAGCATTGTTACCTGCTTGTCTAACAAACCAACCAGCTTCACCATCTACTCCACCATGATCTAATGTTTGGTACCAAAGTTTAATATGTCCAACTGCTTTCATCTTGTGCTCAGCAATCTTAAACTTTTTAGTTGGTTCCCCTGAAGGAATACTATATATGTCACTTGGATTATCTGAAGTAACATCTATTGCATATACACCACTAGATAACATTAATGTTGCTATCGTACTCATTGTTATTATTTTCATTTTTACCCCTTTTTTGTAAAATTATTTTAGGTTATACCCACACTGTATGTTTTAAATATTTCTTATCTTTTTATAAGTGTTTTCCCCTTTGCTCTTTCCTCCCTGTTTAGTATTGAATAATCTCTTTTGTATATTCATCAAGAACAACGGTAATTGCGTGTTCTTTAACCCATTTTTTCGCTTTTCTTTTTCCACCATAAAACTTTTTCATTTCTGTTTTATAGCGCTTAAAATATTCATGAAACTTGTCAGGTCCAAGTACTGCAGAAACCCATAAAGTGTCATCCTCTGCAACTTCTAGTATTATAGAAGCTAAAGGCTGTTCTGCAGGTCCGGCTACTTTTTTACACCCTTTTGAAGGATCAAAAGCAGAAAGATGCGAAGAGCAGACTACTAAACCACCTTTTTGTTTACATGCTATTGTCGTTTTTCCCCTTTGTAAATATTGCAAAAAACTATCAGCTGGTGTCGGATGTGCTAATTGGTGAGAACAGATTGCGGAGTATGCAACAAGACTTTTTTTCTCACCTACACCACCTTTCCAGATATATTCTTCCCCCTCTTCAGAAAAAAGCTTAATGTCCCTCTGTGTTTGAACACCCAAATCCAACAAGATTGCAGGTGTTCCTACAAAAGGATAGTTAAACACATAATTTATCTCTTCTTTCAGTGCAGTTGCTTTGAGTGCCTTTCCATTGGCATCAACAAGTTGTACCTTTTCATATGCTGTAAAAAGTCTACCATCATCAGCATATAGTTTTCCCCTAATAATTGATGGAGAAAGTGCCATCATCACACCACCGACTCCTGATATTTTTAAAAAGTTACGTCTGTCCATTCTTTACTCTATCTTATGAAAAGAGATCAGCTGTAATACCTGAATACCAATCATGAAGTGCTTTTGCTGTTCCTGTAGAACGAAACTTACCAGATGCTGCTCTTGGTACATGTCCTTTACCTTTAATTGTTTTGCCGGTCCATGAAAAATCATGGGTTACCATAATTCCTTCTTCCGGATTGTCCCCTACCATGGAGTAACAAACATTTCCGGCATGCACTGCTTTCTTTTTTACAGGAAGAGTATATGCCTTACCTGCTAATCTTGCTAAAATCTCAGCTGCACATTGTTTTCCGGCCCAAACTGCGGTTTGTCCACTTGGTGGTATAGCATGCCCAACAACATCACCAACTGCATACACATCTTTATCTGTTGCTGTTTGAAAAGAACAGCCATTCATTAAAACTTTATGGAATGTATCTGATGTCGTTTTTAGTTCCGCCATCTCTATTACTGGATTTGCTTTGTTTGTTGGCATAAGATTAAGCACTTCGTACTTAATACTTTTTCTAATGACCTTCTTTGTTTCAAAGTCATCTTCAATTTCTTGTGTATAAGAAATTACCTTATTTTTTAAATCAACATCATCAACTTTTGCATTTGGAACATATACAATTCGATCTTTATATAAATCTTTAAAAGATTCCATAAATGCACCGTATTTTGCAAACTTTTCTTTAGGGTTTAAGATAATGACTTTTCCCTGTATATCCTCTTTTTCCATATATGCAGCAATCATACATGCTCGCTCAAACGGTGCAGGAGGACAGCGAAATTTACCATTTGGCACAGTAATAACAATATCACCATCATCCATATTTGAAAGCATTCTTTCAAGTGCCACATGTTCGGAACCTGGAATTAATGCGGCAGGTGCTGTTCTTTTTGCTTCTTCTATCTTTTCTTTAGACCAGGTTGGAAACTGTGTTTCATAACTGTATGCAATCCCGGGAGAGAGAACAAGAATGTCATAACCAATAACCCCTTTTGCCGTAGTGACCGTTTTATTCTTTCGGTCTATGCCAAGGACTTCTGATTGACACATTTTATAACCATATTTCTCTATTGGCTGAGCATAATCAAAAACAAATGTTCCCAAATTAATACCATCAAGTTTTCCAAGGTAGGTATTGGAAACAGGACAAGACATAAAAGTATCCCTTTTTTCTATTACTAAAACATCTAAATTTTTATTTTTTTTCTTTAAATTATTAGCAACTGTTAAACCTCCAAATCCCCCACCTATAATTACGACAGTGTGCTTTCCAAGCTTTTTAGCACTGCCTTGTTCCTTGGATGGAGAGGCTTCAGCCTTGCTACAACCACTTAGACCCCCTGCAATTGCTGCTGATACAACACCGACTGCACCCATCTTAATCGCATCTCTACGTGTAAAATTCATTTACCTACTCCTACTAAAATTTTAGAAACAAAATGATAATGATTTCTATTACGACTAGCATAGTAGGGTTTAAAATATAAATTGAAACTTTATTATAAAAATTAATTATTTTATTTTGAGTGTTTAAAAGATGTGATAATAATATTTTGTTATATTTGTATGCGTTATATGTATCACATTAATTTGATAAAATTGATTTTTTCCCAATTATGGGGATATAAAATATAAAATATTCTAAATATACATAACTAAATATTATATATTAAATTTTATTTAAGGTGTGAAGAATAGTAACAGTTTGTATGTGTGAAAATTCAAAATAGTATAATACGCAACACAATTCATATAAAAAAAACTTTTTTATTTAACGTGAGTTCGGTTTAAGAAAAATGGAGTAAAAATTGCTTAGGTGTCATCCAAAAAAGACTAACTCAAAGGATGACAAACATGATTTTAACAAAACTTTTTGTAGAAATAGATGCTTGTATGAAAATTTATGAACAAAATTTTAATGTAGAGCTTATAAAAAATGGGAAAAAACATCGAAAAAGAGATACGAAACTCTCACTCAGTGAGATAATGACAATAGTAGTCTACTTCCATATGTCAGGCTATCGCACTTTTAAAAATTTTTACAGGAAACATATCTGCACAATTCATAGAGAAGCATTTCCATGTTTAGTATCGTATAATAGATTTGTAGAACTAATACCAAGAGTATTACTGCCACTGAGTGTTTTTATGAAAACACAACGAACAGGAAGTTCAACAGGAATCACCTTTGTAGATTCTACAACAATAGATGTCTGTCACAACAGACGAATACACCAACACAAAGTTTTTAAAGGGATTGCACAAAGAGGCAAAAGTTCTACAGGCTGGTTTTATGGATTTAAATTAGTTAATGAGTTTGGAGAGATAGTAAACTTTGCTTTTACCCCAGGGAATACTGATGATAGAAATGAAGAACTGATGTTAAAACTTACAAAAAACATCTCGGGGAAACTTATTGGAGACAAAGGATATCTTTCACAAAAACTTTTTGATCTGCTATGGAAAAATGGAACTCAGCCCATTACAAAAATCAAAAAGAATATGAAAAATAAGTTGATGCCATTGTTTGATAAACTCTTGCTTAGAAAGAGAGCTTTAATTGAATCTATCAATGATCAGCTTAAAAATATTTCACAACTTGAACATAGTAGACACAGAAGCCCTACAAATGCAATGGTTAACTGGGTAGCTGCACTTGTTGCTTATTCTTATCAGCCAAAGAAGCCTTCTATCAACTTTGCAAATAATCAAAGAAAAATGATTGTAGTTTAAACCGAACTCACGTTATTTATATTTTATCTTCATGTGTTAGTTATTAAACTGCATATGATAGAAAAGAAATTTAAATCAAAACTATAAAAGTATTAAGTTTGAAATAAGTTAAAGAAATTGTAGTTTTTGGTATTCAAAATCGGTAAAAGAGATGCCTTTTATGAAATAACTACCTTTTCTTTAAAAGAGACGATATGCGCAGCCAGATGCAGCTTTTTATTGAGCATTTTCTTAAAAGCTTTTTGACTCTTGAGCTCTCCATGCACCAGGAAGACTTTTCTCAAATCTTGCATACTCGAGATCCACTCTAAGATTCCGTCCCTGTCCGCATGGGCGGAAAATCCGTTAATCGTATGAATAGACGCCTTGACAACAATATCTTCTCCCAAAACATTTATCCATTTTGCACCATCTACTATCTCACGACCTAAAGTTCCCTCCGCTTGAAATCCTACAAAAATCACAGCATTGCGTTTGTCCCAGATTCTATGTTTAAAATGGTGTGTAATGCGTCCTCCACTACACATACCCGATCCTGCAATGATAATAGCTCTGCTTTTTATATCATTTATACTTTTAGAAGCCTCTGGTGTTTCAGTATATATAAGTGAATCAAAGTTAAATACACTTCCCTCTTCTTTAAGATTTTTTTGACACTTTTTACTCAGCTCTTTGGCATAGTTCCCATAAACAACTGTTGCTCTTGTCGCCATGGGAGAATCCAAAAATACTTTACATTTTGGCAACTCTCCACTCTCATACATTTCTCGTAAAACACATAGCAGTTCTTGCGTGCGTTCGATGGCAAAAGATGGTATTAAAACATTTCCACCGCTCTTTAAAGTTTTTACAATAACTTGTTTGAACTCTTCAATCGTTGCCTGAATAGACCGATGATCTCTGTCTCCATAAGTTGTTTCCACATACAAACTTTGTGTTTTATCACACTTCTTTAAATTTGGCAAAACCAAACCGTTGTTATTGCCAATATCTCCCGAAAAAACTATGGTATGCGAGTCATTATCTTGCATATATGAGAGTTCTATAAAAGCAGATCCAAGTATGTGTCCGGCATTACGATAGATAAAACTCACACCTTCACACAGATCATAATATTTATCATATTCCGGATTTACCCACTCTATCTTTTGAAATGTTTTTTCCACATCCAAAGGCTGGTAGAGTGGTTTTGACAGTTTCTTTTCTCTCCCTTTACGCAAAGCTTTACGATAGCGTGTTTGAAAATCTTCACTCATAATTTTCGCACTGTCCATCAAAATAATCTCTGCCAAATCCATTGTAGCGGCAGTAGCATAGATTTTTCCCCTAAAACCCTCTTTGACCAGCTTGGGAATCCGTCCGATATGATCAAGATGGGCATGTGTCACCA
Encoded proteins:
- a CDS encoding HvfA family oxazolone/thioamide-modified RiPP metallophore is translated as MKIVLLTLSTFVLFISACSDEKKVTKSSAPGMKCGSGKCGANMFDGSTALTKKKKNILAQMRQDDPRQDCVKNAKSTKKMYDCVRDPKTHIMTLKCGEGKCGAAMPEPKPIMKCGAGKCGGSMK
- a CDS encoding Rieske 2Fe-2S domain-containing protein, encoding MDRRNFLKISGVGGVMMALSPSIIRGKLYADDGRLFTAYEKVQLVDANGKALKATALKEEINYVFNYPFVGTPAILLDLGVQTQRDIKLFSEEGEEYIWKGGVGEKKSLVAYSAICSHQLAHPTPADSFLQYLQRGKTTIACKQKGGLVVCSSHLSAFDPSKGCKKVAGPAEQPLASIILEVAEDDTLWVSAVLGPDKFHEYFKRYKTEMKKFYGGKRKAKKWVKEHAITVVLDEYTKEIIQY
- a CDS encoding FAD-dependent oxidoreductase; translation: MNFTRRDAIKMGAVGVVSAAIAGGLSGCSKAEASPSKEQGSAKKLGKHTVVIIGGGFGGLTVANNLKKKNKNLDVLVIEKRDTFMSCPVSNTYLGKLDGINLGTFVFDYAQPIEKYGYKMCQSEVLGIDRKNKTVTTAKGVIGYDILVLSPGIAYSYETQFPTWSKEKIEEAKRTAPAALIPGSEHVALERMLSNMDDGDIVITVPNGKFRCPPAPFERACMIAAYMEKEDIQGKVIILNPKEKFAKYGAFMESFKDLYKDRIVYVPNAKVDDVDLKNKVISYTQEIEDDFETKKVIRKSIKYEVLNLMPTNKANPVIEMAELKTTSDTFHKVLMNGCSFQTATDKDVYAVGDVVGHAIPPSGQTAVWAGKQCAAEILARLAGKAYTLPVKKKAVHAGNVCYSMVGDNPEEGIMVTHDFSWTGKTIKGKGHVPRAASGKFRSTGTAKALHDWYSGITADLFS
- a CDS encoding IS982 family transposase, whose product is MILTKLFVEIDACMKIYEQNFNVELIKNGKKHRKRDTKLSLSEIMTIVVYFHMSGYRTFKNFYRKHICTIHREAFPCLVSYNRFVELIPRVLLPLSVFMKTQRTGSSTGITFVDSTTIDVCHNRRIHQHKVFKGIAQRGKSSTGWFYGFKLVNEFGEIVNFAFTPGNTDDRNEELMLKLTKNISGKLIGDKGYLSQKLFDLLWKNGTQPITKIKKNMKNKLMPLFDKLLLRKRALIESINDQLKNISQLEHSRHRSPTNAMVNWVAALVAYSYQPKKPSINFANNQRKMIVV
- a CDS encoding MBL fold metallo-hydrolase RNA specificity domain-containing protein — protein: MATVRSYGATKEVTGSCHVLKIGGVKIMIDCGMFQGEDEEKNEEAFYFEPSSIDYLLVTHAHLDHIGRIPKLVKEGFRGKIYATAATMDLAEIILMDSAKIMSEDFQTRYRKALRKGREKKLSKPLYQPLDVEKTFQKIEWVNPEYDKYYDLCEGVSFIYRNAGHILGSAFIELSYMQDNDSHTIVFSGDIGNNNGLVLPNLKKCDKTQSLYVETTYGDRDHRSIQATIEEFKQVIVKTLKSGGNVLIPSFAIERTQELLCVLREMYESGELPKCKVFLDSPMATRATVVYGNYAKELSKKCQKNLKEEGSVFNFDSLIYTETPEASKSINDIKSRAIIIAGSGMCSGGRITHHFKHRIWDKRNAVIFVGFQAEGTLGREIVDGAKWINVLGEDIVVKASIHTINGFSAHADRDGILEWISSMQDLRKVFLVHGELKSQKAFKKMLNKKLHLAAHIVSFKEKVVIS